The genomic segment TTATCCGCCGTCATGAGCAAGAACAGCAGGTATTGCTGCGAAGCTTTGAAGAGGCGGCTATACGGACGCTGAATCACCATCGGCATGACTGGATGAATGACCTGCAGATATTGTACGGTTATATTCAGCTTGGGAAAATTGATAAAGCCGTACATTGTGTGGAAAGAATAAAAGAGCGGATGAATCAAGAAAGCAAAATTTCAAAGCTTGGCATACCGTCACTTGTTTTCTATCTGCAATCGTTCCGGACTTCAAACAGCAATCTGGAGCTTGAGATTGCAGTGGATCATGATATGCAGCTGGATAAGCTGAGTCCACAGGATGGTGTCGACTTGGCTGCTGTGATCATGCAGACGATTCGCGCTTATCAATACAGTGGAAGAGTATCTTGGGGGGATACCCGTAAACTGCTTTTGAGTTTACGTCAGGAAGGTGCGGATATTATCGTGAGCTTTGAAGAAGATGGATCCATGGGAGATCCGGAAATGCTGAAGCAGCAAATTTATAATGTGGTACAAGGCAAAAAAATGAAAGCGGAGCAGCTCCATCCCTCCCAGGCTTCGTTTCAATTGCGTGTGCCGTGTGAGTCATGAGGAAGGTGAAGTCATGTTTGTAGATAAAGCGAAGATTTACGTTAAAGGCGGCGACGGAGGTGACGGGCTAGTGGCCTTTCGCCGGGAGAAATACGTCCCTGAAGGTGGACCTGCCGGCGGTGACGGCGGAAGAGGCGGAGATATCATTTTCCGCGTTGACGAGGGTCTGCGTACGCTGATGGACTTCCGTTACCAGCGGCATTTTAAAGCCCAGCGCGGCGTGAAAGGCCGGAACAAGAGCCAGCATGGTGCGAATGCAGAAAATATGATCGTACGGATTCCGCCAGGAACCGTTCTGATTGATGATGATACAGGCGAGGTAATCGCGGATATGGTTCGACACGGCCAGCAGGTCGTTGTAGCTCGCGGTGGACGCGGTGGGCGTGGTAATACCCGTTTCGCTACGCCTAACAATCCAGCTCCTGAGATTGCTGAAAATGGTGAAGAGGGCCAGGAGCGTTATCTAGTTATGGAACTGAAGGTCATGGCTGATGTAGGCCTCGTAGGCTTCCCGAGTGTCGGGAAATCTACTCTGCTGTCTGTGGTTTCTGCTGCAGAGCCTAAAATCGGCGCTTACCATTTTACAACGATCACTCCGAATCTTGGTATGGTCGAAGCAGGAGATGGCCGGAGCTTTGTCATGGCTGATTTGCCTGGACTGATTGAGGGTGCCCATGAAGGCGTGGGTCTGGGACATGAATTTCTGCGGCATGTAGAACGTACGCGGATCATTATCCATGTCGTCGATATGGCTGGATCCGAAGGCCGTGACCCATTCGAAGACTGGGTGAAAATCAACGATGAGCTTAAGCTGTACAATGCCGCTCTCGCAGAGCGCCCACAGATCGTGGCTGCGAATAAAATGGACATGCCTGAAGCTGAGGAAAACCTTGCAATGTTTCGTGAACAAGTTCAGAAACTGCGACCTGACATCGAGATTATGCCGATTTCTTCTCTTACGCGTCAAGGCGTTCAGGAACTCCTTTACCGTACGGCAGATATTCTTGACGCCATTCCGGAAGAGGTTCATATCGAAGAAGTGGCCGAGACTACGGAGAGAAAAGTATACAAGCTGGACAAGAAAGACGATAACAATGCATTTACCATCACAAGAGATAATGAGGCATATGTCGTACACAGCGTGAAGATTGAAGGAATGCTGAAGAGAATTCAGATGAATTCGCATGAGGCTATTCAGAAGCTTGCGCGTACGATGCGTCATATGGGCATTGATGATGAGCTGCGTAAACGCGGCGCGGTTGAAGGAACGATCGTCCGTATCGCCGACTTCGAATTTGAGTTCGTGGAAGGCAGCAGTTACTATTAAAATGAGGAGCCGTTTAAGGTGCAATAAGCACCCTGGACGGCTTTTTTTCTTAAAAACAAAACGTAAGCGCTTCCTTGTAACTCTTCCGTACAAAAAGGCTTAAATCTATTGACCCGTCCGAAACATTTCTTTATAATGTCCACTATATAAAAACATCAGTCTTTGAGGAGAGGACGTTCGTGAAAGAACGCTATTATTTGGTCCGTGAGGATATTTTACCTGAAGCCGTGGTTAAAACCATGCAGGTAAAGCAGCTGCTTGCGGCCGGTGACGCGAAGACGGTGCATGAAGCTGTGGAACAGGTTGGAATGAGCCGCAGCGCATTTTACAAGTATAAGGACGGTATCCATCTGATTAACCAGTTGGAAAGAGAGCGTATTGTTACAATTTCCATAGACATGGAGCACCGCTCTGGAATGCTGTCCAAAGTATTAAGTCTCGTTGCTGGCTTTGGCGGGAACGTACTGACGATTCACCAAAGTATCCCACTCCAGGGAATTGCGAATGTCGTGATATCCGTTGAGGTTTCCAGAATGAGCGATGAGCTTGGAGATATGCTGGAAAACCTGCGGGATTGCGCTGGTGTCAAACGTGCAAATCTCATCGGTCAAGGCTAGAATGAAATGAATATAGAATGTAACGTATGAAACAGGAGGTAAGGGAATGAAGCCGGTAAAAGTAGGGTTATTGGGACTTGGCACCGTAGGTACGGGAGTCGTAAGGATTGTGGAAGGACATCAGGAAGATTTGAGCAGCCAGGTCGGTTCTCCAATTATCATTGAGAGAATCGCTGTGAAGAACAGCGACAAGATCCGCAGCATCAACGTGGACAAGAGCAAGCTGACAGAAGATCCATGGGAAGTCATCCGTGATCCGGAAATTGATGTGGTCGTTGAGGTCATGGGCGGCGTTGAAGATACAAAGGCATATATTCTGGAAGCTTTGGAACGCGGCAAGCATATCGTAACCGCAAACAAGGATCTGATGGCTCTGCATGGATCGGAAATTTTGGCCAAGGCACAAGAAAAGCAATGCGATGTTTTCTATGAGGCCAGCGTAGCCGGCGGCATTCCAATTATACGGACTTTAATTGAGGGCTTTTCGTCCGACCGCATATTGAAAATCATGGGGATCGTGAACGGGACAACGAACTTTATTTTAACAAAAATGAGTCAGGAAGGCGCTTCGTACGGGGATGTGCTTGAAGAGGCGCAAAAGCTTGGTTATGCGGAAGCGGACCCGACCTCGGATGTGGAAGGACTGGATGCAGCCCGTAAAATGGCGATTCTCGGTACGCTGGGCTTCCGCACCAATGTGGAGCTGAAGGATGTCAGTGTACGCGGTATCTCTCAAGTATCAAAAGAAGATATCACGTATGCCAAGCGTCTAGGATATGAGATGAAGCTGCTGGGCATTGCCGACCGGGAAGATGATCATGTGAGCATCAGCGTTCAGCCGACCATGGTACGCAAAGGACATCCGATTGCTTCCGTAAATGGCGTATTTAACGCGGTTTATGTGTATGGTGAAGCTGTAGGCGAAACGATGTTCTACGGTGCTGGTGCGGGCGAGATGCCAACGGCTACTTCAGTTGTGGCGGATCTGGTCGCGGTGATCAAGAATCTGAAGCTCGGTGTGAACGGCCTGAAGGCTATCGTCCCTTACAAGCCGAAGAAGCTGAAGAACGACGAGCAAATCTCGTTTAAAAATTTCATTTTGCTTCATGTGGATGATAAGGCAGGTGTCCTGGCAAGAATCACCCAGGTGTTCGCCGAATTTGGAGTCAGTCTGGAATCGGTGGTCCAGCAGCCGAATGAATTAAATCCGGAAGCAGAAATCATCATCGTCACTCATAATGCCACCAAATCGAGCATGGACAAAGTGCTGCAGCATTTCGAAGGACTTCAGGTCATCCGTAAAATCAAGAGTGTATACCGCGTGGAGGGATAATTCCCTCTGCCTTATCTATAAAGAGAAAAGGAGCCATACCCATGTCATACCAAGGACTACTTCAAAATTACAAATCGTACCTGCCAGTGAATGAAAACACGCCTTTACTTACATTAAAGGAAGGCAACACACCGCTCATCCGTGCGGAGAATCTTTCGGAGGAATTGGGACTTGATCTGTATTTCAAATATGAAGGACTGAATCCTACGGGTTCTTTTAAGGACCGTGGCATGGTCATGGCCGTTGCCAAAGCAATCGAAGAAGGCAGCCGTACCATTATGTGTGCCTCTACCGGTAACACTTCTGCAGCAGCAGCAGCATATGCCGCCAGAGCAGGGTTAAATTGCATCGTACTTATCCCGAACAACAATATCGCGCTCGGCAAGCTGGCTCAAGCGATGATCTACGGAGCGAAGGTAATAGCCATCGAGGGCAATTTTGACCGGGCTTTGGAGATTGTCCGCGAAATTACGGCGAAGCATCCGATCACACTTGTGAACTCGGTTAATCCATATCGCATTGAAGGTCAAAAGACGGCGGCATTTGAAGTTGTCGATCAGCTGGGCAAAGCACCAGACGTGCTGGCTATTCCTGTCGGTAATGCCGGCAATATCTCGGCTTACTGGAAAGGCTTTAAGGAGTACCATGAAGCAGGTAAAGCAGCCTCGCTGCCGAAAATGGTAGGTTTTGAGGCTGAAGGCGCTATGGCAATTGTGAAAGGCGAGCCGATTCTTGAGCCTGAAACGATCGCTACAGCAATTCGGATCGGTAATCCAGCGAGCTGGAAAACAGCGGTTGCTGCAGCTGAGGAGTCAAACGGACTCATCAATTATGTAACGGATGATGAAATTCTGACTGCTTACCGCATGATCGCATCCCGAGAAGGCGTTTTTGCTGAGCCAGCTTCCGCGGCTTCCGTTGCAGGTGTG from the Paenibacillus sp. J23TS9 genome contains:
- a CDS encoding Spo0B domain-containing protein, giving the protein MIWVTAVLAGGFMLIIRRHEQEQQVLLRSFEEAAIRTLNHHRHDWMNDLQILYGYIQLGKIDKAVHCVERIKERMNQESKISKLGIPSLVFYLQSFRTSNSNLELEIAVDHDMQLDKLSPQDGVDLAAVIMQTIRAYQYSGRVSWGDTRKLLLSLRQEGADIIVSFEEDGSMGDPEMLKQQIYNVVQGKKMKAEQLHPSQASFQLRVPCES
- the obgE gene encoding GTPase ObgE, which gives rise to MFVDKAKIYVKGGDGGDGLVAFRREKYVPEGGPAGGDGGRGGDIIFRVDEGLRTLMDFRYQRHFKAQRGVKGRNKSQHGANAENMIVRIPPGTVLIDDDTGEVIADMVRHGQQVVVARGGRGGRGNTRFATPNNPAPEIAENGEEGQERYLVMELKVMADVGLVGFPSVGKSTLLSVVSAAEPKIGAYHFTTITPNLGMVEAGDGRSFVMADLPGLIEGAHEGVGLGHEFLRHVERTRIIIHVVDMAGSEGRDPFEDWVKINDELKLYNAALAERPQIVAANKMDMPEAEENLAMFREQVQKLRPDIEIMPISSLTRQGVQELLYRTADILDAIPEEVHIEEVAETTERKVYKLDKKDDNNAFTITRDNEAYVVHSVKIEGMLKRIQMNSHEAIQKLARTMRHMGIDDELRKRGAVEGTIVRIADFEFEFVEGSSYY
- a CDS encoding ACT domain-containing protein, with product MKERYYLVREDILPEAVVKTMQVKQLLAAGDAKTVHEAVEQVGMSRSAFYKYKDGIHLINQLERERIVTISIDMEHRSGMLSKVLSLVAGFGGNVLTIHQSIPLQGIANVVISVEVSRMSDELGDMLENLRDCAGVKRANLIGQG
- a CDS encoding homoserine dehydrogenase, producing the protein MKPVKVGLLGLGTVGTGVVRIVEGHQEDLSSQVGSPIIIERIAVKNSDKIRSINVDKSKLTEDPWEVIRDPEIDVVVEVMGGVEDTKAYILEALERGKHIVTANKDLMALHGSEILAKAQEKQCDVFYEASVAGGIPIIRTLIEGFSSDRILKIMGIVNGTTNFILTKMSQEGASYGDVLEEAQKLGYAEADPTSDVEGLDAARKMAILGTLGFRTNVELKDVSVRGISQVSKEDITYAKRLGYEMKLLGIADREDDHVSISVQPTMVRKGHPIASVNGVFNAVYVYGEAVGETMFYGAGAGEMPTATSVVADLVAVIKNLKLGVNGLKAIVPYKPKKLKNDEQISFKNFILLHVDDKAGVLARITQVFAEFGVSLESVVQQPNELNPEAEIIIVTHNATKSSMDKVLQHFEGLQVIRKIKSVYRVEG
- the thrC gene encoding threonine synthase translates to MSYQGLLQNYKSYLPVNENTPLLTLKEGNTPLIRAENLSEELGLDLYFKYEGLNPTGSFKDRGMVMAVAKAIEEGSRTIMCASTGNTSAAAAAYAARAGLNCIVLIPNNNIALGKLAQAMIYGAKVIAIEGNFDRALEIVREITAKHPITLVNSVNPYRIEGQKTAAFEVVDQLGKAPDVLAIPVGNAGNISAYWKGFKEYHEAGKAASLPKMVGFEAEGAMAIVKGEPILEPETIATAIRIGNPASWKTAVAAAEESNGLINYVTDDEILTAYRMIASREGVFAEPASAASVAGVLKLKREGYFQGGETVVCVLTGNGLKDPNVALKTVNADPLVVPDNEAAVMEAIARLEEAGA